The following are encoded in a window of Lacinutrix sp. WUR7 genomic DNA:
- a CDS encoding YqaA family protein, giving the protein MKPTRTRSKVDKSRLQLLHQYYIYTGFYSFILKALRKAIPIVIVLIAAIVVINQFIDINASLVYFTQILPIYGVLGFFFISETILGLVPPEMFIAWAGKLKSPWLFLCVLSILSYFGGLLAYGLGHLFTKNRSFHRYLEVKMKKQLENSKKWGGFLIIIGALLPVPFAVSCMTAGIIKFPFKKVILYGSLRMVRIFGYGMVVYHLL; this is encoded by the coding sequence ATGAAACCTACTAGAACCCGCTCTAAAGTAGACAAATCGCGTCTGCAATTATTACATCAATACTATATATACACCGGATTTTATAGTTTTATTTTAAAAGCACTTAGAAAAGCGATCCCTATTGTGATTGTTTTAATCGCAGCTATTGTAGTTATAAATCAATTTATAGATATCAACGCTTCCTTGGTATACTTCACGCAAATATTACCTATTTACGGCGTATTAGGTTTCTTTTTTATATCCGAAACCATCCTTGGACTTGTACCTCCTGAGATGTTTATTGCTTGGGCAGGAAAATTAAAATCACCCTGGCTATTTCTATGCGTATTATCTATCTTATCCTATTTTGGTGGTTTATTGGCATATGGCTTAGGACACTTATTTACTAAAAATCGTTCCTTTCATCGCTATTTAGAAGTGAAAATGAAAAAACAGCTTGAAAACTCAAAAAAATGGGGCGGATTTCTAATTATTATTGGCGCATTATTACCAGTTCCTTTTGCGGTATCTTGTATGACTGCCGGAATAATAAAATTCCCTTTCAAAAAAGTGATCCTATATGGTTCGCTAAGAATGGTACGTATTTTCGGCTATGGTATGGTAGTATATCATTTATTATAA